The following proteins come from a genomic window of Oncorhynchus mykiss isolate Arlee chromosome 19, USDA_OmykA_1.1, whole genome shotgun sequence:
- the LOC118941353 gene encoding ubiquitin carboxyl-terminal hydrolase 37-like, which produces MPQRPVSATRSMTLPRASSATRSMTLPRTSSATRGSEETQGARGERGELVNMELLGLPNIGNTCFLNATLQCLLVLPSFSKEILHQEHLWSSSPFSNLLRCLSDVHRSGLPDSVANQASKADLMWKVKYSLSGYDLKYLGDTQQDAHELLVNMLCQLKEEGMILKTLGMNYTCPVSQLEFQLVSVRTCTSCGRESSTREDYNHLSLDISPERTLLNSLALTFKSEQVEFTCEGCKGLHASKVEQFHTLPL; this is translated from the exons ATGCCCCAGAGACCAGTCTCAGCCACCAGAAGCATGACTCTTCCCAGGGCCAGCTCAGCCACCAGAAGCATGACTCTTCCCAGGACCAGCTCAGCCACCAGAGGGTCAGAAGAGACCCAGGGGGCCAGAGGAGAACGGGGGGAACTGGTCAACATGGAACTTCTTGG GTTGCCTAACATTGGCAACACTTGCTTCCTTAACGCCACCCTGCAGTGCCTCCTGGTCCTGCCTTCCTTCTCAAAGGAAATCCTGCACCAGGAACATCTCTGgagctcctcccccttctccaacCTGCTCAG GTGTCTGTCTGATGTGCACCGTTCGGGTCTACCTGACAGTGTGGCAAACCAGGCCTCAAAAGCAGACCTCATGTGGAAGGTCAAGTACTCCTTGTCGGGATACGATTTGAAGTATCTGGGGGACACGCAACAG GACGCACACGAGTTACTTGTCAATATGCTGTGCCAGCTGAAGGAGGAGGGCATGATTCTGAAGACACTCGGGATGAACTATACCTGCCCTGTTTCCCAGCTGGAGTTCCAGCTTGTGTCGGTGCGCACATGTACCAG CTGTGGGCGCGAGTCGTCTACCAGAGAGGACTACAACCACCTCTCATTGGACATCAGCCCTGAGCGCACCTTGCTGAACAGCCTAGCACTCACTTTCAAA AGTGAACAGGTTGAATTCACATGTGAGGGCTGTAAAGGCCTCCACGCCTCAAAGGTGGAGCAGTTCCACACACTGCCTCTGTGA